Part of the Quercus robur chromosome 5, dhQueRobu3.1, whole genome shotgun sequence genome, taaaacttatgatctattttaggaaatatctcattcatacaattatatttcctagaaaataatatattttaaattgtagagagatgagttatttttaatgattttttatttccataattgttaggtgcatatggaaagtttatttatttggaaatatattagtgttggaaattattacatctaccaaggaatagctattacaacccttttagagatgaatggttattcttcattttaaagaatagctattcataaggaataactattccctgtaataaaaatataaccaaactattgaatagtcaaactataggaataactattacattacaatgcctattacagtctaccaaacatgcccttataaataaagaataataaatgaGATGATACTAAGAATAAATGATATTGTAATTAGCATTTATGGTGTAGAAAAATGGTTTTAGAATTACATTAGGTATAAGTGTATAacttaaatctctctctctctctctctctctctctctctctatatatatatatatatatgagatgggttcaagttacaactgatgtaactctaaagagttacacattttttaaatcattagatttaagtagatccaatggtaaaaaaaaataccctcattaatgctaatattctaattgatctcatttattatcccTTCTTTAATACATTTCATACTTATTTCTAAACCCAAATAACTTGATTCGGCtgactctttctctctccattgcacgtctctctctctctctctctctctctctctctctctctctctctctctctttgcatgtttctctctctatctcctccCTGGCTTTTCTACCTCCACGGCCAGGTGGCTAGTAGCAACACAAAAAAAGCCACAGCCTGCTGTACTTTGTTGAATAACACAACTATTGCTACTCTATATGCCTAAAACTTTTAATGTCGTATATTGTTCTTCATCTTCTAATTTTGCTCATGGAAGTTGCAAAGATATGATCTAATTCTCTAAGAGGTTGAACAGAcgaaaatgtgtaactcttaaAAGTTACACCAAAtttaacttgaacccatctcatatatatatatatatatatatatagtttgagatgagttcaagttagACCTGATGTAACTCTACAAAGGTTACACCTTTTTTAGACtgtaaatttttaagaaatctaATGGTTAGAAAATCTCTATACTCAATGTCATCTTTAAAATTAATTGCTGTCCATATTAgctaacctaattaattaagctaacctaattaatttgagagaatattatattattttcttttctactttctttctctttcctaaTTAACTCATCCTTAACCTTGCACAAGAGCCTATTCTCAACATTCTTGAGTTGCAAATTTTCTTTCTCATGGACTTATTCTTATCTGGTATTTACGTATTGATTATTTGATATGTGAGGCCGTTTTGCAAATGAATATTTAGGTTTCTTTATTTTGGATTCACATATTTTGTGGTGGAATGTGAAAATCAACTATAGGTGGATGCTCTTAATAAGAGAGATATTTATCTTAGTGAGGAAGAGTTATTGTTCAATGATCTTAGCCTCTTAGATATTGTTTTTATAAGGAGAAAAACAAATGAAACCAAATAAGATCCTtagagataaaataaaattatcaaattgtaaaattataataagattgaattatcaaaatttgATCTCTAGTGATTagaatttgtttgtaattctttctcaaaaaaaaaaaaaaaaagaaggatttgtttgtaattcaaATTCTAATCCCTACCATATGACAAGACAACAACAATGCTAGAAGAGTAGGAGTTCTTACCATAttaaacctctctctctctctctctctctctctctctctctctctctctctctctctctctctctctctctctctctctctctctctctctctctctctctctctctctctctctctctctctctctctctctctctctctctctctctctctctctctctcaacgtTTAAGGAGCCAATATGTAGATATTCTTAGATTAGGATTATCTAAGCTTCACGTAATACCAGATAAGAATAAGTCCATGACAAAGAAAATTTGCAACTCAATAACATTGAGAATAGGAACTGGTGCAAGGTTAGGGATGAATTaattaggagagagaaagaaagtagaaaagaaaataatataatattctcTCAAACTAATTAGGTTAGCTAATATggaaaacaattaattttaaagATGACATTGATTATAGTGATTTTCTAACTATTAGATTTCTTAGAAAATTACAGtctaaaaaaatgtgtaacttttgTAGAGTTATACCAAGtgtaacttatatatatatatatatatatatatatgggttcaagttacacttgatataACTTTAAAgagttacactttttttaaaccattggataTAAGTAGATccattggtaaaaaaaaagatcctCATTAATGCTAATTTTCTAATTGATCTTATTTATTATCCCTTATTTAATACATTCCATACTtatttctaaacccaaaaaacttTATAAGGCTAGTAATTGCAATGTGCACTTGAATTCAAGGAGGACCTAGCTCCTTCAGCTTACCTTGATTGGTATAGACCAGCCTAAATAGATGTACGTATCATTTAGAAGGGCCACGTTTGGTACAATCTCACACAAAGCCTTACTTGACAACAATCTTGGCATTTGCATTTTTGATGTgcagtaaaaataatttttgaattggCATAGTATATCAAAAAACAAGAGTAACACTAGAGAGTTTTGATTGTGCTATATATTGGAACATGAAGCATTTTGTTGCTGCCGGCGACCTGGCTGTGGAGGTGGAAGAGCCGTggaggagatagagagagaaacgtgcaaagagagagagagagagagagagagagagagagagagagagagagagagacgtgcagtggagagagggagagagtcagccaaataaagttatttttgggtttagaaataagtatggaatgtattaaataagggataataaatgagatcaattagaatattagcattaatgagggtatttttttttttaccattggatctacttaaatctaatagtttaaaaaatgtgtaacttgaactcatttcatatatatatatatatatagagagagagagagagagagagattagtttaagtttaaattttgtgtgattgtatttaattgttgattgtatgatttaattttttttttagaaaaattatatgatttttttataagaattatataatttaatttaattttttttttagaaagttttaacctatggcgtttgctcctgatgatagctctatcatcagaccaagacatcaataagttttttggtgtaggtggggattgaactctaaatctcttatacaaccatcagagattttacccgttgagttaattggaacccacaaatatataatttaattaagtgaatgtaatagttgattttattatacTGTAAAGTTGTTAATGTCTTCCATATGGTCATctcatctttatttttatttttttgcactcCTCCCGATagtctctttgttttccaattagtGAGTTGTTATTGatgtttgatttcttttatttttccctttcttcaTCTATTCTTTATTACTATGTATcgttttttttcttcaccataaatctcactctctctctccattgacatccttatatactatctttttATAATGCACTAGTCGTTAACTCGTGCTATGCATGAGAACCTACCTATTTGTaaggtagactaaaataattctATAAAATCTTAAGTTAATTAAGAAACTACACTATTAcatgatttgctcttgtatgacttcaatttgtgttacaatttgatgaagaagccatTACTTGAACATGCAAtgacttagaaaaatttttcaaatagtttcaaatactacaaaaaaataactcaaaaattaagatattaaaacttctgaaattattgaaaaaacaaaataaatatcactaaataatagagaaatataagagaaagataagttacattcaaaagaataattttaattattgcaagctttttatcttgtaaaaaacgGCTAAAGAAAGTTTGGTGGTTCATGtatgaaaattactttttaaaaaatacatgaaaaccataagataatttttttttttttaaacaaagtagaggagaagaaaataacataaaaagaGTTCATACCTATACTtagcttaaaaaatatatatctatatatatatatatatatacattggggtttgcattacttttatagtgttcatgattaacctcacaaatttgaagataaattatcaatatttgagtttgaatttaagttggatttgttagagagatagagtttcactccttgttaagtttggattaaacaaaaataattttgtttaaaaaaatgataatgatgagtttgagtttaagttagacttgttagagagatacaGTTTCACTTCTAAAttagtttggactaaacaaaaataactttgtttaaaaaaatgataatgatgagtttgaatttaagttggacttattaGAGAAATAGAGTTTCACTCTTGTTAAGTTtcgactaaacaaaaataattttatttaaataaagtgataattttatttaaatattgtactgacatgaaaaattgtgagagtttcagaggtttcgattatatatatatatatatatatattaggataacatttaacaatcaaaaagaataaaaaagctaataacttaaaacacaaaactaaatcgcatcAACCTAAAGTGGAGTTctataaaaattcatcaacctaaattagagatgcaagaaaaaaaaaatccaccaaaaaatgaaaaaaaaaaatttgagagaaagagaaataacatttttgtgtggaaaaacaaaaaactaggcataaaatgagagagaaattgaCAAATTTAATTATAGTAAAATGGtgagaataagaaaagaaaaaataaaggaaaataaaaggatataggaaaagtgatattaaggtagaaagtaatgaagagatgaaaaggtaaaagtaaggagagagaaaatttggaaaatgcgtaaaaaaaaaaaaaaaaagagatgatattttgattgttaaataatgGAGTTTTTAATTTACCTTAAATGttgaaaaaattatagaaaaaattggaaagaaaaaatataatgacATAGCTGCTGATATAACTTAACTGAAGTTGCTTTGAGGTTATTAAAAGACAAGCGAATCAAACTTGAAAAGAATGCTTCTTTCCAAAGTAATCTGCATATATGGAAGTACAAATGATCAAGGAGTACTGCTATTTACTTTCTTACTTGAGATATTCAAACCATTCTCCCCCACAAACACTCAAATGCAACTGGGCACGGCACCTGTGGAATAAATATAATGAGAGATATCGCTAAATATAAGGAACAGAACTAGGACGATATACTAATATTTCCCATATTAGTATATCTATCACATATTTCCCATTGCTGTTGATGGGGTTCTGCCAAATTTAGACCCATATTTCCCATTGCTTTGCGATTGTCAAGTTGTGGCCTCATTCCACTGCCAACCTCATGCCTAATATGGGCAGAATGTGGCGCACACAGGCAAGAGCAGTCACACAACCTTTTGCACATGCTAATGCCTCAGTTGTTGGAAACTCTTGCAAATCAATAATTTTGCCCATAAAGCACACTTCACCTTCCTACACAAAACAGAGATTTACAACTGCAAATTGAAGTCATGAACTAGGTTGGTTCCCCCAAAAGATATCGTTTTTAAACTCTATAAGTTGGATCaaattttcactttcttttctgTGGTGAAATGTTTGAAGTTTGTAATATAGCCTTTTAAACTCAACTATGTACCACTGTTGATCCCtgtttttctctcaactttatTTATatgtcatttctattttgttagTTCTCTTTTACGCTCTTTTTACTATAAAGATCAAGCTAGTTGGGGTGGGAAAGGGgaaaataattctttttctGGTCTTGTTAGTTGTTTATTATCTTAGTTTATTCACTAATGCAACATTATGTATGCATAGTAGCGATTATTTAGAGGTTCAATTCTTTCCTTAAAATGATTCGGCACAAATTAGGCTTTTAGGCTGACTTATCATGTTCACTATCTTCATATGTTATAACAGGTTAATTTTTCAATACTTGTGGATTCAAATGTCATATACCAAATGCATACAACCACAGAAAAAAGACATACATGCCAATAACTTGCTAAATTTCTTACGCATATATATATGAGGCACATTAGAGCAGGATAATGCAGGAGGAtctatttattctattttggtAGAAATGCGAATAAGTAGGAGGTATCTTAAGAACATGTTTGAGTTGATGTTGTAACCATTTGCTCCATGGTAACTCCAGCATTGCACATGTTAGCAATTGCTCGCAAGTATTGCGTCCCATATTTGGATAATGATCCACAATATTTCTCATATGTACTTACCTGTGGCATGAAAACAGTAAAATATTAACATCAAAGTCATGAGGCTGGCAATTTTTCCACACATCAAAGTAGGTAATAAGGACCTACAAGCATCTTAAAACAATTCCAATCATCCACAATAGGCTGCCCACTTGGCCGAATAGTCTCCAACACTTTTGAGCTACTACCATTTCCAAACAAAAGCTCTCCAATATGATTTATACTGTAGTCCACATGCTTCCTTAAAGAAATCTCATCTTGTAGTTGCTTTTGAGCTTCAAGCTTTTTATGGGTGCCTACAGGGGCTTTACGGTACTGACAtgcaacaagaaaaaaaaaatttgaaattgactTCTATATATGTCAAGGACATGTGATTCTTACTtttgtttaaagaaaaaaaaagagacacaTAACATAAAAGAACCTATGAGAAATTAACAGTGACAAatgattgaaagaaaaaaaaaccttgtgcCAGAAATGAAGGAGAGTCGCATCACGTTGGTTAACAACCCTCAGAGTTGATGGTGAAGAACCATATTCAACAGAAGTATCGTTATCATTTGCAGGATTTGTACCCATGTAAAAGTAGAGGCATTCATTACTTAGCTTTTTGTCTCCATATTGCTTTACATGAGAACCCTGATGTGAAAAACCATCACCTTTTTCTGTTCTCCTTTGAACCTGTAATTGCAGCATCTAGATTTTAGTTGAATTGGTGATTGGTCAAGAGACATAGCAATTAGAAGGTCTAACAAGAAGATCTATTAGGAAagctctttatttattttaatttttacaagcatattcaatatataattaaaaacagTGTACAATACATATTTGACCTGTTTTAAGATTTAACAATGACATTTTTAACATGAGTTTTTGTAAAACATTCACAAGATGTAATGTTTACCACTTCATATTGCTTCTGCAACGTTTCCTTGCGTAGATAATGTTTGTCACTGCTCCAAGttttcaagttccaaaaattaGCCACATagcgaaaaaataaaaaataaaaatagtgttgggtttaatttgaattcattaGAACTAATAGCACATTGGTTTAAGGCAATGTTTTCAGGGAGGTTATTAGAATACATTATTGtgataataatacaaaatattGCATACCTATCCTCCAACCAGGAAATACTATATAAGTCTCCCAAACATGTGTTATATTCCACCTCAGGAGCTCCAGGTTCATCAGGACAATATGTTGCAAAACTATCCTCAGTTGCATTTGATGCTGTAGTTGCATATATGTCCAAATTATCTGGAAGAAGGCCTTCAAAAATACTCCCAGACTCACAAGATTCAAGGTAAAATACCTATGATTTTCACGGCAGTATAAAAACCAGATTAAGTAAGTGAACCCTAAAATGATAAATACTAATCAAGCTACATATTATAAATTAGTCATTCTTGAACAAATCACGATGTGTTGATAATAACATAccatgcttttgtaagcttttgcTGCATGCTTCTTCTTCAACACATTGTTAAGATCATTGGCATAAGCGTATTCACCATTTGGCATCACTAACAAACAGTATGATCAATTATGGACTCATTATCTTAGACATTGgcaaaaaaaaccttcaaattATTGTGAGATTAATCATAATATTGTATTATTCAATCCAAATTCTGGTATATCATGGAAAATTACTAACCTAGGACACCAGGACCTCCATGGT contains:
- the LOC126728919 gene encoding vacuolar-processing enzyme-like; the encoded protein is MICWGRVIVFTLLALSCLIVDVSLRPVTYATKLPSEVLDFNGDSGNNASCNTNFRGKRWAILIAGSNGYQNYRHQADVCHAYQILKKGGLKDENIIAFMYDDIASDEDNFRPGVIINKPNGDDVYKGVPKDYTGQHVNVNNFYAVILGNKSALTGGSGKVVDSGPNDHIFIYYTDHGGPGVLVMPNGEYAYANDLNNVLKKKHAAKAYKSMVFYLESCESGSIFEGLLPDNLDIYATTASNATEDSFATYCPDEPGAPEVEYNTCLGDLYSISWLEDSDKHYLRKETLQKQYEVVQRRTEKGDGFSHQGSHVKQYGDKKLSNECLYFYMGTNPANDNDTSVEYGSSPSTLRVVNQRDATLLHFWHKYRKAPVGTHKKLEAQKQLQDEISLRKHVDYSINHIGELLFGNGSSSKVLETIRPSGQPIVDDWNCFKMLVSTYEKYCGSLSKYGTQYLRAIANMCNAGVTMEQMVTTSTQTCS